The genomic interval AGATGAGACAGGTGAGTTACATAGATGGCTGaactagggaggggaggggaagtaCATAGATGATGGAACTAGGGAGAGGAGGGGGAGTACATAGATGGCTGAactagggaggggggggaagtACATAGATGGCTGaactagggaggggaggggaagtaCATAGATGGCTGaactagggaggggaggggaagtaCATAGATGGCTGaactagggaggggaggggaagtaCATAGATGGCTGaactagggaggggaggggaagtaCATAGATGGCTTaactagggaggggagggggagtacATAGATGATAGaactagggaggggagtgggAGTACATAGATGGCTTAactagggaggggagagggAGTTTATAGATGATGGaactagggaggggaggggggagtacATAGATGATGGAActagggaggggaagggggagtcCATAGATGATGGaactagggaggggagggggagtacATAGATGATGGAActggggaggggaagggggagtcCATAGATGATGGaactagggaggggagggggagtacAAAGATGATGGAActagggaggggaagggggagtcCATAGATGATGGaactagggaggggagggggagtacATAGATGATGGAActagggagggaaggggggagtACAAAGATGATGGTGGTACTAGGGACGGGGAGTACAAAGAAGGCGGGATTAGGGAATTGGAAAGCATAGATAGCAGAACTAGAGATGGGGGGGTAATAGTTGGCAAAACTGTCTGGAGAAAACTCTTCATTTCTTCTAACTGCACCTCTCTCCTCCAGCGCAAGATGCTTCAGGTCTCAAAAGAGAATGAGTTTTACATGCAGCTGATAAACCAGGCATTGCCAACAGATGTGGCAACCGCAGctgataatacaacagaaagaCATACAAGAGGTAACACATAGCAAGTTAACAAGTTAGGGCTGTCACAATCTCAGCTGAAATATTactaaaaataccattttccAGGGGTTTTATTAGGCCCCGACCGCTGGCGTTAGTGCCAGCATGCCCCGAGGGCTggctcctttttttttaaagttgacttaagttttatttgaactaaaaagataaaatgacTGCAACCcctactctgaaagttaatGAAAGCCTTGTTTCCAATTATTATTGCATTTAAAAATCATGATATTGATTTGATGTTTTTCACACTGTAATACCCCAGCAAGTGTTATCAGTACATTCTATTATTCATTAAGTTTTAAGGATAAAGTCTAAAGGATTTTGTATTGCATGCAGCCATAGCAAATGGGAGGATACCTGATGGTGAATCAGTGTCCACCAAGACCCGTCTTCTTCACCCGCCGGTCATGACAAATGGTATAAACACCAAGTCAGACCTTGAACTTTTAATAGCGAACGAGGCGGGTCGTCGAGGGCTTAAGCTGAGTGATCTGGAGGCAAGCACTGGGGTGCGTACGGGCAACAGTGCTTTGCTAAAAGAGCTGGATGCTTTATCTACCATGAGCTCAAAAAAGTCCAGTGAGGACCACAACTTAAATGAACTTGAAAAGATATCATCCGAAGGAAGCGGTCGTGGTAACAAGGGGCGTGTCACAAGTAATGGTACTTTGGGCAGAGGTTCAACTAAAATGAATGGGCGTGTCCATGGTCATATAAAGGAGTATGAGGAAGAGGAGGACGACACAGATAGTGACTCTCTGGGTGTATCATGTAACTCTATGGGAAACAGTCGCAAGAGCAGCCGGAGTAACTCCCCCAAGGTCAGTACGGGTGGATGCTGTCTAGCAAGTATTATATTTACTGTTATTATATAGTAACTCCCCCTAGATTAGTACTGAGATGGATGCTGTCTAGCAAGTACGATGATCACCATTGTTATATATTATGTgacattttattatattattttattttactaaTAAACACCCTTCTAACATTATTTTAAGGGCTTTTCAATAGACACACCCCGTTGTGAATTTTTGCTTTCTCCAAATCTCGACTTTGCTAATGGCCTATCACTCGACAGAGCCAGGATCTGAAGGCAGCTGATCACGGGCCCAGCATGCTGGCTCAACTCAAGGAGGAAAAGTCTCTGCGCAGGCGCGCTGAGAGCACTAGTGTTATCCTCGAGAATGATCTGAAGAGAGTAAAGGTGGAGCTGCAAGCAAGTCGTCAGACTGAGCAGGAGCTACGCTCAACCATGCACAGTTTGATGGCCAACGAGCGGTCGGCCAAGGTGGAGCTGTCACAGCTCAAGGCAGAGAACGACTCGTTACAGCACAAGTAAGTGCAATAAGGCGTGGCCACAAGAAAAAGCCTACCATGCCGTGGCCACTAAAACAAAGCCTACCATgcaacgcgcgctaccatggccactaAAACAAAGCTTACCATgcaacgcgcgctaccatggccagtAAAACAAAGCTTACCATgcaacgcgcgctaccatggccagtAAAACAAAGCTTACCAtgcaacgcgcgctaccgtggccactaaGACAAGGTTAACCATGCGACGcgtgctaccgtggccactaaGACAAGGttaaccatgcgacgcgcgctaccgttgCCACTAAGACAAGGTTAActatgcgacgcgcgctaccgtggccgcCAAGATATGGTTTTAAAAACTTTTACCAATTAGCATACGCGTTAACATGCGGGTTCCCTGGTAAAAAGTTTATCCCGTCACTAACCCGTCCGTTGCGTGTTTTCAAGGATCCAGTCCCTCACGAGCTCAAGGCAGCAGGATCGGAGCGCCATCTCGTCTTTGGAACGGAAGCTCAAATCCGAACGCGACGCCCGACTGCTCGCCGAGACCCAGCTTCGTGAGGATCGCAAACGATACAAAGCCGAGGGCGCGGCGGCCAAACAACGAGACGACAGTAACCTGCATGAGCCATGCATCGCGCTTCGCGAGGAGATTGAACTCGAGACCCGTCAGCTGCGAGCCATGCTCTCCGACAAAGACAAGGAGTTAGAACAGCTGGAGCGAGAGACGGAGGAATTGAGGAAACGGACCAAGGAGAACGACAGTATGCAATTGAAGAAGGAGACCGAGGTCCTGATGACCGCGCTGACTGCCATGCAGGGAAAGAACACCCACTTAGAGAACAGCCTTAGCTCCGAGACCCGTCTCAAGCTGGATCTATTCTCCGCACTGGGCGACACTCGACGACAGCTCGAGATCACTCAAAACAAACTCTCCAGCAAGGAGCGGGACGTGGAAACCCTGAAAGCCAAGATCGCGGAGGTGATGGCCGTCATGCCCGCCACGTCCTACCCTGGGGACTCCCCTGGGGGGCGCTTCTCGGCCAATCACCTGCATTCCCAGTCTGCGCATGACCTGTCCAGCGCGCTGGACCCGAGTGCGCCTTGTTACATACCATCAAACAAACAGAACGGCTTGCTCTGAAGAGCTCGTATCACTCACTTGCCGAGACCCCACTTAGGTTAGTTGGTTTGTTAGGCGTTAGCAAGGCTTTATAGTTCGGTTACAGTTGTCGGAGGCATTTCTTGTGCTGGCGTAATGCGTGATCCTTTTCCCATTTTCACTACCTTTTCCTACCCTCACTCCGCCCGTGTTTCTCTATTTTACACGTATTCTCTTTTCGTCCCTTGCTGGTATCTCTTTCACTCCCTCACTCACCCCCTCTCATGTTTCCCTTTCCCCATCCACACTTTCCTTTCTCATATACTTACTCCAATTGGATAATCAAAGAACCCAAGAAGTCGAGAACACGGTACAGAGTATCAAATAAGCTTCGCCTCAACTCTCTCAAAGTTTCCGTCTTTATCTTCAAGGCTCTTGATGAGATGTTTTAATTGAAGTGTGCCACAGTTTGTCGATTGGAATTATTTATATAAGAGTTCATTGAAAATACTCAAATCAAAATCCCCATTATGCTCTTCTCAATCTTTCCTCTCTGTTTGACTGTCTATCCATCTCTTTAACCTTTAACTACCTAATCATTCGTATACCTCTACCCTCACGTGTTATCCCCACCCCGTGACCTACGTGAACATGTCACGCGTCAGGTTTGGCGTTACCCTTTAGCGTTCAGTATTGCGTGACAGCACTTCACGCGTTAATTGTGGCGTTATCTGCTTGACGTGCAGTAGAACAGAAAGCAGCACTAACTTGTGCTTAGTGGTTACGGCATTTGCTGCTGGTTAATTCCGTTGAGTACTGCCTTATTTATATGTATTAGTGTCAAATACTTCCTACTTTAGATGCTTTTACACCCAACCAATCAGGACCCGAAGAACTAGTGTGAAATGGTACTACTCGTCAGTGACTCGTTACTATTCGGGCGTCAGTCGGGACCATTCGGGCGTGATTCGATACTATCCGAAAGTCCCGAAGTTCGGGATTCTCGGCAGTTGGTCGGCTTGCACAGTTTCCGTCATTTTCCTTGCACGTTACAACTCTCTCCATCCCCAACCCTGTTGCTTGGTAATTGATTTGAATATAGTTTGGAAATCGTTAGCATTAGTACTTGGTGTAGGGTGCAACTTTCTCTTAGCTTCAGTGGGTCTCGGCAGCAAGACACTGACCTCGTGGACACGAAGTATCAGCCGCGAACTGCGTTAATGTACGTTATACGTTAACGAGAAACAAAGATCTGTAAACAAACAGAGTGAAAACTAGATAAATAAATTATGAAGCAAGAAAACTGTCTAGTTTTGATTGAACAAGGACGAGTCCTCTACtgcgcgaaaaaaaaatatttcactaccgacaggggctcataagtaggggcaagagagcataagataagagagggacactttggtattacccgcgcgccatgtcgcgtccgaatccggctatttttagtaaccaccaccccaccactgcgcgtgagcatttttactcaccctacccccgcgctttggcatttacatcttgttgtttgccgctgttttgtgacttgaaaccgaaaaaaaaaacaccctatttgcacaaataccatcgaaaatttcattctagcatcaaggatacaggcacttgcggtttattaaggggatgtagtacttcgaggattgcaagacttcattcaaaatcaagagcggaaaacctcgtgcttcaatcaccgattttgctctaacttgctgcttcttcctggtttctcaacattcattatcttcctaatggtcagacgaaatctgtaagttagatataatattgatttttgtgagtATTTTTctgtgaattgagaaggaatccaagaaaaatacatttcataaaagttaaccttgtagcgagggaatgaatttttgtgatgatcaaagccagcaagctgaagtatctgagcttttgtaaaagtgaggaaataaagagggagatattactgtatttctatgatgttgttattattatatgttatattattatgctgttattatacaagctggtgtcgggatttgaatcaaacgcagtatcacagccattttatctctcgtcggttttttctttctcatttgacttcgccgctcagacaaacaaaacagtcaaaccattcagggatttagctttctgtgagtatatttgccaatcttggtaacttaagttagacctgttttcttcttccgagttattttacatgatctcttttctcCTATCGAGtcggcaaaacaacaacacgcaacccgcgggggagtaggacaaaataaaaggagcaaatcctcacgcgcagtggtggggtggtggttactaaaaatagccggattcggaatcgacatggcgcgagggtaataccaaagggtccctctcttatcttatgctctcttggtagaggcaatcaacttccccacattctggtactagataggtgtcacggcgtttcctaggatcaggctatttttagacgcgcggattagccaatcagattcgacatttgtgttgacgttttggctgagctcaacttCACGCGCAGTCTCTtttcggtactttgacttttgttgctcTATCTTTTTATATGAATCCAACCCTACCTACGACTTTCaattctagcttgcaattcatttggtaaacaaaataaaccgacggatgatggataaaaaaatattctttataactgcaatttgcgcgtgcagcctcacgtcactcgcgcgcgcgGCCAACGTCAACGTAATTGATTTgcccgttcgtgcgcgcgcgtctaaaaatagcctgatcctcggaaacgccgtgacacttatataatacagatgattgcccctacttatgagcccctgctacCGAGCTAAatctagcctgctagccggttTTATTTATGAATATTAGGAACCCTGTGCGCGCGCGAAGGACGAGGTACGCCTTCGCACGCGCACAGGGTTCCCacaatgagagccggctagcaggctaaacCACTTGTTTCACTGTGAAATTCAATCCAAGACAGTTCTAGAATCTTTCTAAAGACTACCGTGGAGGGGCCAAGAAGTACCCATTCCTACGGTcctgttaaaaaaaagcatagtatttgaaagTCCGTCCCTCAATAGGAAAtgaaactaataataataactttattccaataaataccaatacaggtatattagtataatatacaaagtaggtTGGCTTATATGCCTATCCtctattcataatatttaattacatCATCACAAAATTTCAGGACTAGGCTCGTAATGGAGTCATCTGTTAAGCtcataatatacaaaaaaaggtcttttggccttaacagtttgaaagagttattgattgcaaatagatcattaaaaaatactcgACGTATATCATTGACATAGTCGCATTCCATTAAGGTATGGTACTCATCCccaaccttatttttttttcacatttttcacaAATCCAGCGGCCTGTTTCAATTGCTAGTTTGTGTGCCGAGACACGCAATCTAGCCATAGATTGTCGGCGTCTAACATTAGCTTCATTAGCttctgataaatatttttcgcacGCACCAGGAACTTCCTTGATTCGGCGTCAAATACACTCATCGTAAACAGCTTACCTTTTAAAGTACCTGTTCACATATGTCAAAACTTGTATAAATATTTACAGATAAAATCACAAACATCCAATCAATATTAAACCCCCTCCAGCTCACTAATGACATCACGTCTCGAGCATCCCTCGCTGCGGATAGCTTGTCCCCTTCAAGACTCTACTAATAATGGCCAGGCTAATACGTGCGGTGATTTTGCTGCTTGCCTTAGTAGCCGCAAACTCAACTAAGCAAAGTAAGTATTTTGATGCACTGTTTTAGTATTTGTATGTCATGCTGTGGACAGACCGCAGTGAATCAGTGAGCTTCAAAAATCTCAGATCATTCAACTAAAG from Nematostella vectensis chromosome 14, jaNemVect1.1, whole genome shotgun sequence carries:
- the LOC5512824 gene encoding macoilin, which translates into the protein MKRRSIDPSKLRRPLKRSRITESIYGSVFLYVRFFLVWILVLTADFLLEFRFEYLWPFWLLLRSAYDSFKYQGLAFSLLFLTLAFCSDLICLVLLPVHWLFFAASTYVWVQFVWHTDRGLCLPTVSLWLLFVYVEASVRLRELKSLPFHLDLCRPFAAHCIGYPVVTLGYGVKSYVGYKMRQRKMLQVSKENEFYMQLINQALPTDVATAADNTTERHTRAIANGRIPDGESVSTKTRLLHPPVMTNGINTKSDLELLIANEAGRRGLKLSDLEASTGVRTGNSALLKELDALSTMSSKKSSEDHNLNELEKISSEGSGRGNKGRVTSNGTLGRGSTKMNGRVHGHIKEYEEEEDDTDSDSLGVSCNSMGNSRKSSRSNSPKSQDLKAADHGPSMLAQLKEEKSLRRRAESTSVILENDLKRVKVELQASRQTEQELRSTMHSLMANERSAKVELSQLKAENDSLQHKIQSLTSSRQQDRSAISSLERKLKSERDARLLAETQLREDRKRYKAEGAAAKQRDDSNLHEPCIALREEIELETRQLRAMLSDKDKELEQLERETEELRKRTKENDSMQLKKETEVLMTALTAMQGKNTHLENSLSSETRLKLDLFSALGDTRRQLEITQNKLSSKERDVETLKAKIAEVMAVMPATSYPGDSPGGRFSANHLHSQSAHDLSSALDPSAPCYIPSNKQNGLL